The following are encoded together in the Penicillium digitatum chromosome 3, complete sequence genome:
- a CDS encoding mitochondrial 54S ribosomal protein uL13m, whose product MSQLVGKTRLAYSRTWHYVDAGADERSLGRLASSIALVLMGKNKPIYDPSTDCGDYVVVVGCHDLKTTGKKRFQKKYYTHTTRPGSLKSMTMDQMFAKWGGGEVLRRAVRGMLPKNRLKDVRLARLKTFEGAAHPYKENIVKFGNQSVIGNLPEVQEAFKEAADKPSA is encoded by the exons ATGTCGCAACTCGTCGGCAAG ACCCGTCTCGCCTACTCGCGCACATGGCACTATGTCGACGCCGGCGCCGATGAACGATCCCTCGGCCGCCTCGCCTCGTCGATCGCCCTCGTTTTGATGGGCAAGAACAAGCCCATCTACGACCCCTCAACAGACTGTGGTGACTACGTGGTGGTTGTGGGATGTCATGATCTCAAGACAACGGGAAAAAAGCGATTCCAGAAGAAGTACTACACGCACACGACGCGGCCCGGTAGCTTGAAGAGCATGACGATGGATCAGATGTTTGCTAAATGGGGTGGTGGTGAAGTCCTCCGCCGTGCTGTCAGGGGCATGCTACCTAAAAACCGACTTAAGGATGTCCGTCTCGCTCGATTGAAGA CTTTTGAAGGCGCCGCCCACCCCTACAAGGAGAATATCGTCAAGTTCGGCAATCAATCAGTGATCGGAAATTTGCCGGAAGTGCAGGAAGCATTTAAAGAAGCCGCCGACAAGCCAAGCGCATAA
- a CDS encoding Uricase, producing MSALAAARYGKDNVRVCKVQRDEKTGIQTVVEMTICVLLEGDIETSYTKADNSVVVATDSIKNTIFIKAKQNPVTPPELFGSILGTHFIEKYNHIHAAHVTIVTHRWVRLDVDGKPHPHSFIKPGSETRNVQVDVIEGKGIDINSSINGLTVLKSTGSQFWGFVRDEYTTLKETWDRLLSTDVAANWQWRRFTGLTEVKTNFEKFNAAWEEARAITLKTFAEDNSASVQATMYKMGEQILAAVPLLDTVEYALPNIHFFEVDLSWHNGLKNTGKDAEVYAPQSNPNGLIKCTVARAGQMAKL from the exons ATGAGCGCATTAGCAGCCGCCCGCTACGGCAAGGACAATGTCCGCGTGTGCAAGGTGCAGCGCGATGAGAAGACTGGTATACAGACTGTCGTGGAAATGACCATCTGTGTCCTGCTGGAGGGAGACATTGAGACCTC TTACACCAAAGCCGACAATAGCGTCGTTGTCGCAACCGACTCGATTAAGAATACCATCTTCATTAAAGCCAAGCAGAACCCAGTAACCCCACCGGAGCTATTCGGTTCGATTCTAGGTACCCACTTCATTGAGAAGTACAACCACATTCACGCGGCACACGTTACCATCGTGACCCACCGCTGGGTGCGCCTGGACGTCGACGGCAAGCCGCACCCGCACTCCTTCATCAAGCCTGGCTCCGAAACTCGCAACGTGCAAGTCGACGTTATCGAGGGCAAAGGCATCGACATCAACTCCTCCATCAATGGCCTGACTGTACTGAAAAGCACCGGTTCCCAGTTCTGGGGCTTCGTCCGTGACGAATATACCACCCTCAAGGAGACCTGGGACCGTCTTCTCAGCACTGATGTCGCAGCGAACTGGCAATGGCGCCGTTTTACCGGCCTCACTGAGGTCAAGACGAACTTTGAGAAGTTCAATGCTGCTTGGGAGGAGGCCCGCGCTATCACGCTCAAGACCTTTGCTGAGGATAACAGTGCATCTGTCCAAGCTACGATGTACAAGATGGGAGAACAGATTCTTGCTGCTGTGCCTCTGCTGGATACTGTGGAGTATGCGTTGCCTAATATTCACTTCTTCGAAGTTG ATCTCAGCTGGCACAATGGTCTCAAGAACACAGGCAAGGATGCCGAGGTGTACGCCCCTCAGTCCAACCCCAACGGTCTTATCAAGTGCACTGTTGCCCGCGCTGGCCAAATGGCTAAGCTATAA
- a CDS encoding Disulfide isomerase, putative translates to MKPSWLGWSLLSLLVAPTLGTTSDAFSDQDSGDKLVKREARGVDADTPTIFNGIEVPPLTQLTPENFEEVTKDGYWMIKHYSPACPHCRTAAPLYQTLYEYYYTSNPLFFSGVKPEKLASLDSFTGYYNLHFGSINCLAFGDFCKKMHVEFFPAWAFYDMGVQNGPPAGAKTMSDIGAMIEAKLETIKPGSRPSQGVQIPKAGAKSMEMTAKPEVVKPGAKTAVEKQSIETAELEGVSPESVKAKLQGRPANPQGVSIPLTAESFQSLVTTTHDPWIIKFYVPWCHHCQALAPNWNSMAKEMKDTLNVGEVNCDIEKRLCEDARVNAYPTIYFFRGGERVEYTGLRGLGDLIAYTNKAVGVGSSIQDVDATTFKKLEETEEVLFLYLYDHATTSEDFEAMNRLTLSLVGHARIVKSDSAALSERFKISTWPRLLVVRDGRPNYYNALAPKDMRDFRQILSWMQTVWLPIVPELTASNAQEIMDGKFVVLGLLSRRRSDDFKQSKRELKEAALEWMDKQVQLFRLERAELRDSKQLRIEEADDRNDQRALRAAKNMRITIREDDKKQVAFAWVDGDFWERWLRTTYGIDVETGDRVIINDQDNRRYWDTASSGAPIMASRTSILETIPLVVASPSKLSPKSTIGIFESIFFFTRSLLGSHPILFFIILGAVVAVATILGRGRLRRSAVRGGIIGNTNNNGGFFHLDGKEGFLNGGSTGKVD, encoded by the exons ATGAAACCATCCTGGCTGGGATGGTCCCTCCTCTCGTTGTTGGTAGCGCCTACTTTGGGGACGACTTCAGATGCTTTCTCCGACCAAGATTCCGGAGATAAACTTGTCAAGAGAGAGGCTCGTGGAGTGGATGCCGACACACCCACAATCTTCAATGGTATTGAAGTGCCCCCGTTGACACAGCTGACCCCGGAGAATTTCGAGGAAGTGACTAAAGATGGTTACTG GATGATCAAACACTATTCCCCCGCTTGCCCGCATTGCCGGACGGCCGCCCCATTGTACCAGACTCTGTATGAGTACTACTAT ACATCCAATCCCTTGTTCTTCTCCGGAGTGAAGCCCGAAAAGCTTGCGTCTCTGGACTCATTCACAGGCTACTACAATCTCCACTTCGGGTCCATAAATTGCCTGGCCTTCGGTGATTTCTGCAAGAAGATGCATGTCGAATTTTTCCCCGCGTGGGCGTTCTATGATATGGGCGTTCAGAATGGACCTCCCGCTGGAGCCAAGACGATGTCTGATATTGGCGCTATGATTGAGGCCAAACTTGAGACGATCAAGCCTGGCTCCCGACCTTCGCAAGGCGTCCAAATTCCAAAAGCTGGCGCTAAGAGCATGGAAATGACCGCCAAACCTGAGGTGGTAAAGCCTGGCGCGAAAACGGCTGTTGAGAAGCAGAGTATTGAGACCGCTGAATTGGAAGGCGTTAGCCCTGAGTCTGTCAAGGCCAAGCTCCAAGGACGGCCTGCTAATCCTCAGGGTGTTTCTATCCCACTCACTGCGGAGAGTTTCCAAAGTCTTGTTACGACGACCCATGATCCTTGGATCATCAAGTTCTACGTTCCTTGGTGCCACCATTGCCAGGCTCTGGCTCCGAACTGGAACTCGATGGCCAAAGAGATGAAGGATACTCTCAATGTTGGCGAAGTGAACTGCGATATTGAGAAGCGACTGTGCGAAGATGCTCGCGTGAATGCATACCCGACGATCTACTTCTTCCGTGGCGGCGAGAGAGTTGAATATACCGGTCTTCGTGGCTTGGGAGATCTAATCGCATACACCAACAAAGCCGTCGGTGTGGGCTCGAGCATCCAGGATGTTGACGCTACTACTTTTAAGAAGTTGGAAGAAACTGAAGAGGTGTTGTTCCTCTATCTCTATGACCACGCGACTACATCTGAAGATTTTGAGGCCATGAACCGCCTGACCCTCAGTCTTGTGGGACACGCTCGCATTGTTAAGTCTGACAGTGCTGCTCTTTCCGAGCGGTTCAAAATCTCTACCTGGCCTCGTCTTCTGGTTGTCCGTGACGGACGTCCCAACTACTATAATGCCCTTGCTCCTAAAGACATGAGAGATTTCCGTCAAATTCTGTCTTGGATGCAGACTGTGTGGCTTCCCATTGTACCTGAGCTCACCGCATCTAATGCCCAAGAAATCATGGACGGAAAGTTCGTGGTTCTGGGACTCCTCAGCCGTCGCCGAAGCGATGATTTCAAGCAGTCCAAGCGCGAGCTGAAGGAAGCCGCCCTTGAATGGATGGACAAGCAGGTCCAGCTGTTCCGCCTTGAGCGAGCCGAACTTCGTGATTCCAAGCAACTGCGAATCGAAGAAGCCGATGACCGCAACGATCAGCGTGCACTGCGAGCTGCGAAGAACATGCGTATCACGATCCGCGAGGACGATAAGAAGCAGGTCGCATTTGCTTGGGTCGATGGTGACTTTTGGGAGCGCTGGCTCCGCACAACCTATGGCATTGATGTAGAAACTGGTGACCGCGTTATTATCAATGATCAAGAT AACCGCCGCTACTGGGACACCGCTTCAAGCGGAGCTCCCATAATGGCATCGCGGACCTCCATTCTCGAGACCATTCCTCTCGTCGTCGCTTCTCCTTCGAAGTTGTCTCCCAAATCTACCATTGGCATCTTTGAGtctatcttcttcttcacccGATCCCTCCTCGGCAGCCATcccatcctcttcttcatcatcttggGTGCCGTGGTCGCTGTGGCCACCATCCTCGGACGTGGACGCCTTAGACGTAGTGCTGTGCGTGGCGGAATTATTGGCAACACCAACAACAATGGTGGCTTTTTCCACCTGGACGGCAAGGAGGGATTCCTTAATGGAGGCTCGACCGGCAAAGTCGACTAA
- a CDS encoding 40S ribosomal protein uS9, which produces MASVPSVQCFGKKKTATAVAHCKQGKGLVKVNGQPLSLVQPEILRFKVYEPLLIVGVDKFAGVDIRVRVTGGGHTSQVYAIRQAIAKSIVAYYQKYVDEHSKNQLKQALAQYDRTLLVADNRRAEPKKFGGRGARSRYQKSYR; this is translated from the exons ATGGCTTCCGTCCCGAGTGTGCAATGCTTcggcaagaagaagacgg CCACCGCTGTCGCCCACTGCAAG CAAGGCAAGGGCCTCGTCAAGGTTAACGGACAGCCCCTCTCCCTGGTTCAGCCCGAGATCCTCCGTTTCAAG GTCTACGAGCCCCTCCTCATCGTCGGCGTTGACAAGTTCGCCGGTGTCGACATCCGTGTCCGCGTTACCGGTGGTGGTCACACCTCGCAGGTCTACGCCATCCGTCAGGCCATCGCCAAGTCCATTGTCGCCTACTACCAGAAGTACGTCGATGAGCACTCCAAGAACCAGCTGAAGCAGGCTCTTGCTCAGTACGACCGCACACTCCTGGTTGCCGACAACCGCCGTGCCGAGCCCAAGAAGTTCGGTGGTCGCGGTGCCCGCTCCCGCTACCAGAAGTCCTACCGTtaa
- a CDS encoding Amino acid permease, whose translation MGGSMETQTFVSSLSKGHHETSNTPVTSVLPDGDVPYTDHDMDADERVITALGYKQEFKREFSLWTTFCVSFAVLGLLPSFASTLYYGMGYAGTAGMVWGWIIAMIFIQCIAMSMAELCSAMPTSGGLYYAAAVLAPPGSGPFAAWITGWSNWIGQITAAPSVNYSLSAMILAAVSVHNPSYTPTTWQTFLLTTLIMILHAGISSMSTKRVAQFNSWGSTFNFITLIAVLIMIPANTTNSPKFTPSKQVWGNITNLTDFPDGVAVLMTFVGVIWTMSGYDSPFHLSEECSNANVASPRAIVLTSGVGGLMGWFLQLVVAYTVLDIEAVIDSDLGQPWASYLLQVMPQKSAMAILALTIVCGFSMGQGCMVAASRVTYAYARDDCFPFSDYWKQVHPYTQTPINAVVLNAILGILMCLLILAGDVAIGALFSIGAIAQFFAFAIPITIRVFFVGNRFRRGPWHLGPFGPYIGGIGVVFVLFMVPILCLPSVTGKNLTPDQMNWTCLVWGAPMVAVTIWWVVDAHRWFKGPVVNVEHAIHAIEQEPVICEGIEPEARETEESALSKTDNPDDPI comes from the exons ATGGGCGGAAGTATGGAGACTCAAACTTTTGTCTCAAGCCTATCCAAAGGCCACCACGAGACGAGTAATACTCCAGTTACTTCTGTGCTCCCGGATGGTGATGTGCCCTATACGGACCATGACATGGATGCCGATGAGAGGGTGATTACGGCGCTGGGTTACAAGCAGGAGTTCAAGCGTGAATTCTCGCTATGGACGACTTTCTGCGTTAGCTTTGCTGTTCTGGGGTTGCTACCGTCGTTTGCGAGTACTCTATATTATG GAATGGGTTATGCCGGAACAGCGGGCATGGTCTGGGGTTGGATCATCGCGATGATATTTATCCAGTGCATTGCAATGTCAATGGCAGAGCTATGTTCAGCAATGCCGACTAG CGGCGGACTATACTACGCCGCAGCAGTCCTCGCACCTCCGGGCTCCGGACCCTTCGCCGCCTGGATCACCGGCTGGTCCAACTGGATCGGACAAATTACAGCAGCGCCATCAGTCAACTACTCACTCAGCGCAATGATCCTCGCAGCAGTCTCAGTCCACAATCCATCCTACACCCCGACAACATGGCAGACCTTCCTGCTGACAACCCTCATAATGATCCTGCACGCCGGAATCAGCAGCATGTCCACGAAGCGCGTAGCACAGTTCAACTCATGGGGATCAACATTCAACTTCATTACCCTGATTGCAGTCCTCATAATGATCCCCGCAAACACAACAAACAGCCCGAAATTCACACCCTCCAAACAAGTCTGGGGCAATATAACAAATCTAACCGACTTTCCAGATGGGGTTGCCGTACTGATGACGTTCGTCGGCGTGATCTGGACCATGTCAGGCTATGACTCGCCGTTCCATTTGAGCGAGGAGTGCTCGAACGCGAACGTCGCCTCACCGCGCGCAATTGTGCTCACCTCCGGCGTGGGCGGGCTGATGGGCTGGTTCCTACAGCTGGTGGTTGCATACACGGTGCTGGACATCGAGGCCGTTATTGATTCCGATCTGGGACAGCCCTGGGCGTCGTATTTGCTGCAGGTTATGCCGCAGAAGTCGGCGATGGCTATCTTGGCTTTGACGATTGTCTGTGGGTTTTCCATGGGTCAGGGGTGTATGGTTGCCGCGTCGCGGGTTACGTATGCCTATGCTCGTGATGACTGCTTTCCATTCTCGGATTACTGGAAGCAGGTGCATCCATATACACAGACGCCCATCAATGCGGTGGTGCTGAATGCCATTCTCGGCATTTTGATGTGCCTGCTCATTCTGGCTGGAGACGTGGCGATTGGCGCTTTGTTCTCTATTGGCGCTATTGCGCaattctttgcttttgctaTTCCTATTACCATTCGGGTGTTCTTTGTTGGTAACCGGTTCCGCAGGGGCCCCTGGCATCTAGGTCCCTTTGGTCCGTATATCGGGGGCATCGGTGTTGTGTTTGTGCTTTTCATGGTCCCGATTTTGTGTTTACCTAGTGTTACTGGTAAAAACTTGACGCCTGATCAGATGAATTGGACTTGCCTTGTTTGGGGTGCGCCGATGGTGGCGGTCACGATTTGGTGGGTTGTTGATGCCCACCGCTGGTTCAAAGGGCCTGTGGTCAATGTCGAGCATGCTATTCATGCGATTGAGCAGGAGCCGGTCATCTGTGAGGGCATTGAGCCTGAGGCCCGAGAGACCGAGGAAAGTGCTCTGTCCAAGACGGATAATCCAGATGATCCCATCTAG
- a CDS encoding MFS transporter, putative: MTMGGIPNPKRELGEKRAPWLLKLRSSTGFIIGAVWMSTFTEFLLYAMIVPVMPTALVTRAGVEFEHREYWVSVLLMSEAGTSLLMCPIFGYLVDRGRTRRLPFISALIVLTGCMLVLQLAHSIAAFVTARVLQGIAGALVVVAAFALIGDAVDQEHLGQTIGYLGSAIASGFLLGPFLGGVVYNSGGYNAVFWFAYPILALDMVMRLVLIEKKVAAQWIGESHGGMESDLETAQRIPSVGSHEPQVVQRKGLVIFRMLKQRRVLISSWALLAQGILLSAFDATLPIFVETTFGWNALGMGLIFLPMAVPAFFEPLFGGFTDRFGARFVAFGCFVSLSPTLICLRFVHTKSNEQIALLVSLLFLVGIFIHACAPAMYVETQRALTAMELKTPGMLGPKVAVAQGFGLQSMCQFAGVFFGPLWGGFVEYRFGWGAMTGTLGVLVALTAIPMLWLGENEEERALMS, encoded by the exons ATGACTATGGGGGGTATACCAAACCCCAAGAGAGAGCTAGGGGAAAAGCGTGCTCCCTGGCTGTTGAAGCTTCGTTCTTCCACAGGGTTTATCATCGGTGCAGTCTGGATGTCCACCTTCACG GAATTCCTCCTATATGCCATG ATAGTCCCCGTGATGCCAACAGCCCTCGTAACTCGAGCCGGAGTCGAATTTGAACACC GAGAATATTGGGTCAGTGTGCTTCTCATGTCCGAAGCAGGCACGTCTCTATTGATGTGTCCGATCTTCGGCTACCTGGTCGATCGCGGACGCACACGTCGACTGCCCTTCATCAGTGCGCTGATCGTATTAACTGGCTGCATGCTGGTGCTGCAGCTGGCACATTCCATCGCAGCGTTTGTCACCGCTCGTGTACTCCAAGGCATCGCAGGCGCTTTAGTGGTGGTAGCGGCATTCGCTCTCATCGGCGACGCTGTAGACCAGGAGCATCTTGGTCAAACGATAGGGTATCTTGGCTCCGCAATTGCCTCCGGCTTCTTGCTGGGTCCGTTCCTCGGAGGCGTTGTGTACAATTCCGGTGGGTACAACGCCGTGTTCTGGTTTGCGTATCCTATTCTTGCGCTTGACATGGTAATGCGGCTGGTCTTGATCGAGAAGAAGGTCGCTGCTCAATGGATTGGAGAATCGCATGGAGGCATGGAGTCGGATCTGGAGACGGCGCAGCGTATCCCCTCTGTCGGTTCACATGAACCACAGGTTGTCCAAAGGAAGGGACTCGTTATCTTCCGGATGCTCAAGCAGCGTCGAGTGTTGATTTCTTCGTGGGCGCTTCTTGCGCAAGGAATCTTGCTTTCTGCTTTTGATGCG ACACTTCCTATTTTCGTCGAAACGACATTTGGCTGGAACGCCCTCGGCATGGGATTAATCTTCCTTCCAATGGCCGTCCCAGCCTTCTTTGAGCCGCTATTCGGCGGCTTCACCGACAGGTTCGGTGCTCGCTTTGTAGCTTTCGGCTGTTTCGTTTCTCTCTCGCCTACCCTCATCTGTCTCCGGTTCGTTCACACGAAGTCAAATGAACAGATCGCTCTGTTAGTATCATTACTCTTCCTCGTCGGGATTTTCATCCACGCTTGCGCGCCAGCCATGTATGTTGAGACGCAGCGGGCGCTTACGGCGATGGAACTCAAGACTCCGGGCATGCTCGGGCCTAAGGTCGCGGTAGCGCAGGGATTTGGATTGCAGAGCATGTGCCAATTTGCGGGAGTATTCTTTGGGCCGCTTTGGGGTGGGTTTGTCGAGTATCGGTTTGGGTGGGGTGCGATGACGGGGACTTTGGGGGTTTTGGTAGCGCTGACTGCAATTCCGATGTTGTGGTTGGGAGAAAATGAGGAGGAAAGAGCTTTAATGAGTTGA
- a CDS encoding putative C2H2 transcription factor (RfeC): MSNNRPFLANFLAAFRAQSTYKPTTQQVGTTSTLSSAQISQSARAIATKAANTAQGSSVSSTASAVAHHNHNHNHPNHRHTHTSSSPTSSATAAPASPVQSSSPAPSHHYHHDQSALPSTPPSSTSTPIPINHSSADRQRRGSDSSSGSGGFCDAIGPEKWYIGGRTPAGEERFYRLGMVTKGGGRLGGSGRVGSIDQLSL, translated from the coding sequence ATGTCCAACAACCGTCCATTCCTCGCCAACTTCCTGGCCGCCTTCCGCGCTCAGTCAACCTACAAGCCCACCACCCAGCAAGTCGGCACCACCTCAACCCTATCATCCGCCCAAATCTCCCAGAGTGCCCGCGCCATCGCTACAAAGGCAGCCAATACAGCCCAGGGGTCCTCCGTATCATCAACTGCATCTGCCGTAGCCCACCACAATCACAATCACAATCACCCTAACCACCGCCACACCCATACATCCTCTTCCCCCACTTCCTCAGCAACTGCAGCACCAGCCAGCCCAGTCCAAAGCTCAAGCCCGGCCCCTTCACACCACTACCACCACGACCAGTCAGCCCTCCCCTCTACACCACCATCATCCACCTCAACCCCCATCCCAATCAACCACAGCTCTGCAGACCGTCAGCGTCGTGGGAGTGACTCCTCCAGCGGCTCCGGGGGGTTCTGTGATGCTATCGGGCCTGAAAAGTGGTATATTGGCGGCAGGACACCGGCTGGTGAAGAGCGCTTTTATCGGCTTGGGATGGTTACGAAGGGTGGAGGGCGGCTTGGTGGGAGTGGACGGGTGGGGAGTATTGATCAGTTGAGTCTTTGA
- a CDS encoding Zinc finger, C2H2-like, which translates to MDPRSHPSRPPSTSLPPGSTPMSSTPISSMHMPQYSMQPQYPVSQPHTLPPLQPHHPQSPAPHHYMGQPYRPDLSRYPPSTHDVYGASQAPMMPHTTAHQQYPPPPSVLPPASSAQSYPQPIAPAPPRDRRPDFNGLPSGAFSYSDGKGWGMTPDVNGANGSPYAKEPPRTQVVGSQGRRGILPSVPGRATPVANGVNGTAKSTTIPAKDADGKFPCPHCNKTYLHAKHLKRHLLRHTGDRPYMCVLCKDTFSRSDILKRHFQKCSIRRGNPTGATHLSHPQAHLKRSQQQAAAAAAANPPKPLQDEVSNPVPHSNGVMGSQFDGAVNGNGMATGRPGYTEQQPLGFTMQSVNGMNRGPGDDAFSAGQAHARASWMAGPKQNPYLMQPGVDAHGQQLTVDRPLEQHGSSDGYINPVFPHSMAAGQEPIHAPVDHDRKFYPASTGPESGMNGLYLASTTLSGDGTVQPARQ; encoded by the exons ATGGATCCCAGATCTCACCCTTCCCGTCCTCCATCCACCAGTCTGCCTCCAGGCTCCACGCCCATGTCCTCGACTCCCATCTCGAGCATGCATATGCCACAATACTCGATGCAGCCGCAGTATCCGGTGTCGCAGCCGCATACTCTGCCTCCATTGCAGCCTCATCACCCACAGTCGCCCGCACCTCACCATTACATGGGCCAACCGTACCGTCCGGATTTGTCGCGGTACCCTCCGTCAACTCACGATGTCTACGGGGCTTCCCAGGCCCCTATGATGCCGCACACGACT GCGCATCAGCAGTACCCCCCACCTCCGAGTGTGCTTCCACCCGCATCCTCCGCTCAGAGCTATCCTCAGCCGATTGCTCCGGCACCCCCACGCGACCGTCGCCCGGATTTCAATGGTCTTCCCTCCGGTGCCTTTAGTTACTCCGATGGCAAGGGTTGGGGTATGACTCCTGATGTGAATGGCGCGAACGGCTCCCCCTACGCCAAGGAACCGCCACGGACGCAGGTCGTGGGCTCTCAGGGCCGCCGTGGCATCTTGCCAAGTGTTCCGGGCCGCGCGACTCCGGTTGCCAACGGTGTCAATGGTACAGCTAAGAGCACGACTATTCCTGCCAAGGATGCGGATGGCAAATTCCCCTGCCCGCACTGTAACAAGACTTACCTTCACGCCAAGCACCTCAAGCGCCATCTGTTGAGAC ACACCGGTGACCGCCCCTATATGTGTGTTCTATGCAAGGACACTTTCTCCCGCAGTGATATCTTGAAGCGTCACTTCCAAAAGTGCTCAATCCGACGGGGTAACCCGACCGGTGCGACCCACTTGTCCCACCCCCAGGCCCATCTGAAGCGGTCTCAGCAACAAGCAGCTGCGGCTGCCGCGGCCAATCCTCCTAAGCCGCTTCAGGATGAAGTCAGTAATCCCGTCCCCCACTCCAATGGCGTAATGGGCTCTCAATTCGATGGGGCCGTGAATGGCAATGGAATGGCCACGGGTCGTCCTGGCTACACGGAGCAGCAGCCGCTAGGCTTCACGATGCAGTCTGTCAACGGCATGAACCGTGGTCCCGGTGACGACGCGTTTTCTGCTGGCCAGGCGCACGCGAGAGCCTCGTGGATGGCTGGACCCAAGCAGAATCCGTATCTCATGCAGCCCGGTGTCGATGCCCATGGCCAGCAGCTGACGGTCGACCGTCCCCTTGAACAG CACGGTTCTTCCGATGGGTACATTAACCCCGTTTTCCCTCACTCCATGGCCGCGGGCCAGGAGCCGATCCACGCTCCCGTCGACCACGACCGCAAGTTCTACCCCGCCTCGACCGGTCCTGAGAGCGGTATGAACGGACTGTACCTTGCTTCTACTACGCTGAGCGGAGACG GTACCGTGCAGCCCGCGAGACAGTAG
- a CDS encoding Peptidyl-arginine deiminase, Porphyromonas-type, which produces MPVLHHFHRLRQASITISLARPHIPVISHPIHLTTTMPPTNKTWHIQHRALAQQRDKTKQYTCLAETSPHIATLLSFPSQRSTLPELHAATSNEIISLAATIAVFEPVRLHIRPEDIPQAQVLLDKQTINLAPQHRANLALIPAPTNHCWIRDTGPVYIHSADAADKTRYAIDFRFCEWGHKTTERIYGACASSSAAKTLEKASRFADWPVMDDEAMRENTAFAGIVLDLENANVEAVADVVVRLQTDIRLEGGGIEVDGEGTLMATESSILGGGRNAGLGKDEIEAELGRLLGVSTFIWFPGRVGLDVTDVHVDAEARFVRPGVVVVCRPHGRAEKVHWDIYEEIRAVLERSTDACGRRFEVHDVVEPDPRYIKGDLPGEEKAPAVSYVNFYFVNGGLVMPAFGDAEADEKAFEMFKCLVPEREIRQVAVNALPRTGGVLHCVTQQVV; this is translated from the exons ATGCCAGTTCTTCACCACTTCCATCGTCTAAGACAAGCATCCATCACT ATATCCTTAGCCAGACCTCACATCCCTGTCATCTCCCATCCCATCCACCTAACGACAACCATGCCACCCACCAACAAAACCTGGCACATACAGCATCGCGCTCTCGCGCAGCAACGAGACAAAACAAAGCAATACACCTGCCTAGCAGAAACAAGCCCCCACATAGCAACCCTCCTAAGCTTCCCCTCACAACGCTCGACCCTACCTGAACTCCACGCCGCAACAAGCAACGAGATAATATCTCTCGCAGCAACAATCGCAGTCTTCGAGCCCGTCCGTCTCCACATCCGACCAGAAGATATCCCACAAGCCCAAGTCCTCCTCGACAAACAAACCATCAATCTCGCACCCCAGCACCGCGCCAACCTAGCCCTCATCCCAGCTCCAACGAATCACTGTTGGATCCGCGACACAGGCCCCGTTTACATCCACAGTGCCGACGCAGCAGACAAAACCCGCTACGCAATCGACTTCCGTTTCTGCGAATGGGGCCACAAAACAACGGAACGTATCTACGGTGCCTGCGCCTCGTCGTCCGCGGCAAAGACGCTGGAAAAAGCCTCACGGTTCGCAGACTGGCCGGTCATGGACGACGAAGCCATGCGCGAGAACACGGCTTTCGCGGGCATCGTGCTAGATCTTGAGAATGCGAACGTGGAGGCTGTGGCCGATGTTGTTGTGCGCCTGCAGACGGATATCCGGCTTGAGGGGGGAGGTATTGAAGTTGACGGCGAGGGGACATTGATGGCGACGGAGAGTAGCATCCTGGGGGGTGGGCGGAATGCCGGGCTCGGAAAAGACGAGATCGAGGCTGAGCTTGGCCGGTTGCTGGGTGTTAGTACTTTCATCTGGTTTCCTGGTCGCGTGGGGCTCGATGTTACCGATGTGCATGTTGATGCCGAGGCGAGGTTTGTGAGGCCTggggttgttgttgtttgTCGTCCACATGGGAGGGCGGAGAAGGTGCATTGGGATATCTATGAGGAGATTCGAGCGGTCTTGGAGAGGTCTACTGATGCATGTGGACGACGGTTTGAGGTTCACGACGTTGTTGAGCCGGATCCGAGATACATCAAGGGGGATCTTCCTGGGGAGGAGAAGGCGCCAGCGGTTTCATATGTTAACTTTTATTTTGTTAATGGCGGGCTGGTTATGCCGGCGTTTGGGGATGCTGAGGCTGATGAGAAGGCTTTTGAGATGTTTAAGTGTCTGGTTCCCGAGAGAGAAATTCGTCAAGTGGCGGTTAATGCTTTGCCCAGGACTGGGGGTGTGCTGCATTGTGTTACACAGCAGGTGGTGTGA
- a CDS encoding Cytochrome b-c1 complex, subunit 10 → MFAPTARRAVAQASAYAPKYYIPRTAAGMTLGTAVQLGSIAAGFGVALGSGALFIFGEVPRVRNDILRKLPFFDTYYDRRIAPEDNPF, encoded by the exons ATG TTCGCCCCTACCGCTCGCCGCGCCGTGGCCCAGGCCTCCGCCTATGCGCCCAA GTACTACATTCCCCGCACCGCCGCCGGTATGACCCTTGGCACAGCCGTCCAGCT TGGTTCCATCGCTGCTGGCTTCGGTGTCGCCCTTGGTTCCGGTgccctcttcatcttcggcgAGGTTCCCCGTGTGCGCAACGACATCCTCCGCAAGCTTCCTTTCTTCGATACCTACTACGACCGCAGAATCGCCCCTGAGGACAAC CCCTTCTAA